One window of the Candidatus Eremiobacterota bacterium genome contains the following:
- a CDS encoding PASTA domain-containing protein → MLKPVLKKNEETGEKQLFMVPESDLEERFVLWFAFHHSVPRLRLNRRDALVFHALNDPDTVQYNLTMAFEEFKKRYNYVEIPYLVGVSLSRAREELRMRGLQWAIEREVATSEYPPDHVISQNPLKEAVAAAQSVVYLTISKNP, encoded by the coding sequence ATGCTCAAGCCGGTTCTGAAGAAAAACGAGGAGACTGGAGAGAAGCAGCTTTTCATGGTCCCTGAATCGGACCTGGAGGAGCGCTTCGTGCTCTGGTTCGCCTTTCATCACAGCGTGCCGCGCCTGAGGCTCAACAGGAGAGATGCTCTTGTCTTCCATGCATTGAATGACCCTGATACCGTGCAGTACAACCTTACCATGGCATTTGAGGAATTCAAGAAAAGGTACAATTACGTTGAAATTCCCTACCTGGTCGGTGTCTCACTGAGCCGCGCCAGGGAGGAGCTCCGCATGAGAGGCCTTCAGTGGGCCATTGAGAGAGAAGTGGCCACTTCCGAGTATCCCCCTGACCACGTGATAAGCCAGAACCCTCTCAAGGAGGCCGTCGCGGCCGCTCAGAGCGTGGTCTATCTCACCATCTCAAAAAATCCCTGA
- a CDS encoding ABC transporter permease, translating into MASYIVKRIILMIPTIFAISLVVFLILNFAPGKPGAQMTSGDSAQDATGSKREAYRVFKTQFNLDKPVLFNTYPDLKKEKIRGYLKDIANESGKVPIKNIIKAQDTLEDYGQFAIPALVEIMNTESDKKIRDTAVFTLYQNAPRPLREVYSGRIDEKTKKQNEEIDRENTELKSYKFPVGDGTSAESDKALEAEKLAVIAKWNEWYDGVKGRFTFTAGQKFSILLLDTRFAKYWWNLIHLDFGISHIDKQPVIKKILSKLKYSLSLSVPSVIIAYLISVPLGVFSAVKQNTAYDRYIAIVLFMLYSLPSFFVATLLLMYFSQGGNYFKWFPTGGYQGSNFAQMTTLEQIRDVLWHLVLPLVSLTYASFASLSRYARSGMLEVIRSDYIRTARAKGLSEFVVVVKHAMRNGMIPIVTLLGTILPVVIGGSVVIEYIFGIPGMGLLTITSIFNRDYNVIMGIELIAAFLVLIGILLSDITYAILDPRVSFK; encoded by the coding sequence ATGGCATCTTATATTGTAAAGCGGATAATTCTGATGATTCCCACCATCTTTGCCATCTCGCTGGTGGTGTTCCTCATCCTCAACTTCGCCCCGGGGAAGCCTGGCGCGCAGATGACCAGCGGTGACTCCGCCCAGGATGCCACCGGCTCCAAGCGTGAAGCCTACCGGGTATTCAAGACCCAGTTCAACCTGGACAAGCCCGTCCTTTTCAACACCTACCCGGACCTCAAGAAGGAGAAAATCCGCGGCTATCTCAAGGATATCGCCAATGAGAGCGGCAAAGTCCCTATCAAGAACATCATCAAGGCCCAGGATACCCTTGAGGACTACGGTCAGTTTGCCATACCTGCTCTTGTGGAGATAATGAACACCGAGAGCGACAAGAAAATAAGGGACACGGCGGTTTTCACCCTCTACCAGAACGCGCCGCGACCGCTGCGCGAAGTCTATTCAGGCCGCATTGACGAAAAGACCAAGAAGCAGAACGAGGAGATAGACAGGGAAAACACCGAGCTTAAGTCCTATAAATTCCCCGTCGGGGACGGAACCTCGGCGGAAAGCGACAAGGCCCTGGAAGCCGAGAAGCTCGCCGTGATAGCGAAATGGAACGAGTGGTATGACGGTGTCAAGGGCCGCTTCACCTTCACTGCGGGGCAGAAATTCTCCATACTTTTACTGGACACCCGCTTTGCCAAATACTGGTGGAACCTTATCCACCTGGACTTCGGCATCTCCCATATCGACAAGCAGCCGGTGATAAAGAAGATACTCTCCAAGCTGAAATATTCCCTTTCCCTCTCCGTCCCCTCGGTGATCATCGCCTACCTCATCTCCGTGCCTCTCGGCGTCTTCTCCGCCGTGAAGCAGAACACCGCCTATGACCGGTATATCGCCATTGTGCTTTTCATGCTCTATTCGCTGCCGAGCTTCTTCGTGGCAACGCTGCTGCTCATGTACTTCTCCCAGGGAGGCAACTATTTCAAGTGGTTTCCCACGGGAGGCTACCAGGGATCGAATTTTGCCCAGATGACTACGCTTGAGCAGATCAGGGACGTGCTCTGGCACCTTGTGCTCCCCTTGGTCTCCCTTACCTATGCCTCCTTCGCATCCCTCTCGCGGTATGCCCGCAGCGGAATGCTTGAGGTGATACGCTCTGATTACATAAGAACGGCCAGGGCCAAGGGCCTTTCCGAGTTCGTGGTGGTGGTGAAGCATGCCATGCGAAACGGCATGATCCCCATCGTGACCCTTCTGGGCACCATCCTGCCCGTAGTGATAGGGGGCTCGGTGGTCATTGAATATATCTTCGGGATACCGGGAATGGGCCTTCTCACCATCACCTCGATTTTCAACAGGGATTACAACGTCATCATGGGGATAGAGCTTATCGCCGCGTTTCTCGTGCTGATAGGCATCCTCCTCTCGGATATTACCTATGCCATCCTCGATCCGAGGGTCAGCTTCAAGTGA
- a CDS encoding FHA domain-containing protein — protein MPVDNALFIAKFAFLGLLYLFLLQVLLVIHSDLREMRKAKRNIPSSSTPHLEILSGRDMLDEHHDAPLVPLSSSLSLGRDPSNDIPVSDAMVSSFHCRISREEQGYRIQDLGSTNGTWVNDTRIESPLSLRKGDTIRLGAVTFRFAGEG, from the coding sequence ATGCCCGTTGATAACGCGCTTTTCATCGCTAAATTCGCCTTCCTGGGCCTTCTGTATCTTTTCCTGCTCCAGGTACTGCTGGTGATCCATTCCGATCTCCGCGAAATGAGGAAGGCGAAGAGAAACATCCCCTCATCCAGCACGCCCCATCTGGAAATCCTCTCGGGAAGGGACATGCTGGATGAGCACCATGACGCCCCTCTTGTTCCCCTAAGCTCATCGCTTTCCCTGGGAAGGGATCCCTCGAACGACATCCCTGTCTCTGATGCCATGGTCTCCTCCTTTCACTGCAGGATATCCAGGGAAGAGCAGGGCTACCGCATCCAGGACCTGGGGAGCACCAACGGCACGTGGGTGAATGACACCAGAATTGAGAGCCCCCTCTCCCTCAGGAAGGGTGATACAATCCGTCTTGGCGCCGTCACCTTCAGGTTTGCAGGCGAGGGATAA
- a CDS encoding dipeptide ABC transporter ATP-binding protein, with amino-acid sequence MNENILLDVRGLKKFFPVTSGFFSRVTGQVKAVDDISFVVREGETLGIVGESGCGKTTAGRTVIRLIEPTAGTILFKGQDVMKKEGEDLKKMRRNMQIIFQDPYSSLNPRKTVLEIVGEGLETHGIAKGTEKEQRVAEIMKKVGLSPRYINRYPHEFSGGQRQRIGVARAIALSPELVVCDEPVSALDVSIQAQVINLLIDLRDEMNLSYMFVSHGLHVVKHISHRIMVMYLGKIAEVASRDELFDHPLHPYTQSLLSANPVPNPRFHRHRIILTGDVPSPLNPPPGCYFHPRCPFCYRRCKNEDPPLKQMESGRRYKCFLDENGKET; translated from the coding sequence ATGAACGAGAATATTTTGCTGGATGTGCGAGGCCTGAAAAAATTCTTCCCCGTCACCTCGGGCTTTTTTTCACGGGTGACCGGCCAGGTGAAGGCCGTTGATGATATCTCTTTCGTCGTCAGGGAGGGAGAGACCCTGGGCATCGTCGGCGAGTCAGGGTGCGGGAAGACCACGGCGGGGAGAACGGTGATAAGGCTCATCGAGCCCACGGCGGGAACGATACTTTTCAAGGGCCAGGACGTGATGAAGAAAGAGGGCGAGGACCTCAAGAAGATGCGAAGGAACATGCAGATCATCTTCCAGGATCCCTATTCATCGCTCAACCCCCGCAAGACCGTGCTGGAGATCGTCGGGGAGGGCCTGGAGACCCACGGCATTGCAAAGGGAACTGAAAAGGAGCAGCGCGTCGCCGAGATCATGAAGAAGGTGGGCCTCTCGCCCCGTTATATCAACCGCTATCCCCACGAGTTCTCGGGGGGGCAGCGCCAGCGGATAGGTGTGGCCCGCGCCATTGCCCTGTCACCTGAGCTGGTGGTGTGCGACGAGCCTGTCTCGGCCCTTGACGTATCAATCCAGGCGCAGGTCATCAACCTCCTGATAGATCTGAGGGATGAGATGAACCTCTCCTATATGTTTGTCTCCCACGGGCTCCATGTGGTAAAGCATATCTCGCACCGCATAATGGTGATGTACCTGGGGAAAATAGCAGAAGTCGCCTCACGGGACGAGCTTTTCGACCATCCTCTCCATCCCTATACGCAGTCGCTCCTCTCGGCGAACCCTGTTCCCAACCCAAGGTTCCACCGCCATAGGATTATCCTCACCGGCGACGTGCCCTCGCCGCTCAATCCCCCCCCGGGCTGCTATTTTCACCCCCGCTGCCCCTTCTGTTACCGCCGCTGCAAGAACGAGGACCCGCCCCTGAAGCAGATGGAGAGCGGCCGGAGGTACAAGTGCTTTCTCGACGAGAATGGAAAGGAGACCTAG
- a CDS encoding ABC transporter substrate-binding protein, translated as MKEKSAASVITDVVFKVVIVMIFLMGILQLNNIEKDLIEISGRLQQLDESNKELTSAVKKLQESGIPQNGSRQGGGGPEAVGPDVKRGGRKYLHPEVKNFLGDETFKIRLPESQVGGRLKRWYGADPKSFNYIVSNDGELSSQIGNYVYNEGFGTRSRDNPDKWVKALAERVEITDDYKEYTIYLKKGVKWHAPVVDWSNPKYGWLKGDHYLTTKDVKFTVDMILNNQVECSHLRNYYEDLDYVKIIDDHTVIFKWKKKTYNAMIFTIGLFPMPEFLYAYDEDGKPFPKEIRGLKFNSHWYNTKGPIGCGPYKFVSYEQGASIRLKRFDDYYDQKPAIDEIDWLIYPDQKQNLLKLKSRAQDYGRLYPTDYREEILNAKPDSLFKNGSIKHDIFDEMGFLYLGWNNESVFFSDRKVRWAMSHALNRSYMLQNIFMGLGTLITGPLYVNGPANDKSIPQVAFSLEKSKALLAQAGWKDLDNDGIVEKKIGNAMKKFDFSFLLNQGSPEWTAAMNIYKEDLLKIGVKMNLKIVDWAEMQKKMEDKDFDAMAGAWGMPWEQDPYQIWHSSQATLPKSSNHISFKNKEADQVIEELRSTFDVSKRTALYHKFHRIVYDEQPYTFFFARKRVAAWWNYVERVIFMKLKPHEDSMPWYINEKAEK; from the coding sequence ATGAAGGAAAAAAGCGCCGCCTCTGTCATCACCGATGTGGTTTTCAAAGTGGTGATAGTGATGATCTTTCTTATGGGAATACTTCAGCTCAACAACATAGAGAAAGACCTGATAGAGATCAGCGGGCGGCTCCAGCAGCTTGACGAGAGCAACAAGGAGCTTACCAGCGCGGTGAAAAAGCTCCAGGAAAGCGGCATCCCCCAGAACGGCTCCCGCCAGGGAGGTGGCGGTCCCGAAGCAGTCGGACCGGATGTGAAGAGAGGCGGCCGCAAGTATCTTCATCCCGAGGTGAAAAACTTTCTGGGCGATGAGACCTTCAAGATCCGCCTCCCTGAATCCCAGGTGGGAGGCAGGCTCAAACGCTGGTACGGAGCAGATCCGAAAAGCTTCAACTACATAGTTTCCAATGACGGAGAGCTTTCGAGCCAGATAGGAAATTATGTCTATAACGAGGGTTTCGGGACGCGGTCAAGAGACAACCCCGACAAGTGGGTCAAGGCGCTCGCGGAGCGGGTGGAGATCACCGATGACTACAAGGAATACACCATCTATCTGAAAAAAGGCGTCAAGTGGCATGCCCCGGTGGTGGACTGGTCCAACCCGAAATACGGCTGGCTCAAGGGTGATCACTATCTCACGACAAAAGACGTGAAATTCACCGTTGACATGATCCTGAACAATCAGGTGGAATGCAGCCACCTGAGGAATTACTATGAGGATCTCGACTATGTGAAGATCATTGACGATCATACCGTGATCTTCAAGTGGAAGAAGAAGACCTACAATGCGATGATATTCACCATCGGACTCTTTCCGATGCCGGAGTTTCTCTATGCCTATGATGAGGACGGGAAGCCCTTCCCGAAAGAGATAAGGGGCCTCAAGTTCAACTCCCACTGGTACAACACCAAAGGCCCCATAGGCTGCGGCCCTTACAAGTTCGTCTCTTATGAGCAGGGAGCCTCGATCAGGCTCAAGCGCTTCGACGACTACTATGATCAGAAACCGGCAATAGACGAGATTGACTGGCTCATCTACCCCGACCAGAAACAGAACCTGCTGAAACTGAAGAGCAGAGCCCAGGACTACGGGCGCCTCTATCCCACCGACTACCGCGAGGAGATCCTGAACGCGAAGCCCGACTCCCTCTTCAAGAACGGGAGCATAAAGCACGATATATTCGATGAGATGGGCTTCCTTTACCTGGGGTGGAACAACGAGAGCGTGTTTTTCAGCGACAGGAAGGTAAGGTGGGCCATGTCCCATGCCCTCAACAGGAGTTACATGCTCCAGAACATCTTCATGGGCCTGGGCACCCTCATCACGGGGCCCCTCTATGTGAACGGCCCCGCCAACGACAAGTCCATCCCCCAGGTGGCCTTCAGCCTCGAGAAGTCCAAGGCGCTGCTTGCCCAGGCAGGCTGGAAGGATCTGGATAACGACGGCATCGTGGAGAAAAAGATAGGGAATGCCATGAAAAAGTTTGACTTTTCCTTTCTGCTGAACCAGGGAAGCCCTGAGTGGACGGCGGCAATGAACATTTACAAGGAGGACCTGCTGAAGATAGGCGTCAAGATGAACCTGAAGATCGTGGACTGGGCAGAGATGCAGAAGAAGATGGAGGACAAGGATTTTGATGCAATGGCAGGGGCATGGGGGATGCCCTGGGAGCAGGATCCCTACCAGATATGGCATTCCTCCCAGGCGACGCTCCCGAAAAGCTCCAATCACATCAGCTTCAAGAACAAGGAGGCAGACCAGGTGATCGAAGAGCTGAGGAGCACCTTCGACGTCTCCAAAAGAACAGCCCTGTACCACAAGTTCCACCGCATTGTCTACGATGAGCAGCCTTACACCTTTTTCTTCGCGAGAAAGCGTGTGGCGGCGTGGTGGAATTACGTGGAGCGCGTGATCTTCATGAAGCTGAAGCCCCATGAAGATTCCATGCCCTGGTATATCAACGAGAAAGCGGAAAAGTAG
- a CDS encoding pyridoxal-phosphate dependent enzyme: MKDLIDLTINEKQLERTIERCRERDIVIPTFEQMKHPEKTPEVIKQKLRNTGLWDVHPANLFRITWKNEPVPKGGLFGKVNFLELPKEITGVDARIVCLVGKWFPTGAHKVGASFGCLAPRLVTGQFDPTAQKAVWPSTGNYCRGGAYDSALLACDSIAILPEEMSKERFDWLRTIAGEVIATPGCESNVKEIYDKCWELRKTRQDNICIFNQFDEMGNHLWHYDVTGHAMEEVLKELMSDGKSRYSGVVLTTGSAGTIGCGDYLKEKFPTSKIGAGEALQCPTLLWNGFGGHRIEGIGDKHVPWIHNIRNTDLIIAADDEDCMHILRLFNEPKGHEFLAKQGVKKEMLEKLSLLGISGMGNMACAIKFAKYYELTSRDIVLTVCTDSMELYGSRIIELREQYGDYGEISAAQDYHRHLMGLKTDTMLEMSYYDKKRVHNLKYYTWIEQQGRCVKELNRQWYDYPEYWDSIHRQVGEIDKLINSFNERSGVLKKMEGATVAK, translated from the coding sequence ATGAAAGATCTCATAGATCTCACCATCAATGAGAAGCAGCTCGAGAGGACCATCGAGCGCTGCAGGGAGAGGGATATCGTTATCCCCACCTTTGAGCAGATGAAGCACCCGGAGAAAACCCCCGAGGTGATCAAGCAGAAGCTCCGCAATACAGGACTCTGGGATGTGCACCCGGCAAACCTCTTCAGGATCACCTGGAAGAATGAGCCTGTCCCCAAGGGAGGCCTTTTCGGCAAGGTGAACTTCCTTGAGCTCCCGAAGGAGATCACCGGCGTTGACGCACGTATCGTATGCCTGGTCGGGAAATGGTTCCCTACGGGGGCGCATAAGGTAGGCGCCTCTTTCGGATGCCTTGCTCCCCGCCTCGTGACGGGCCAGTTTGATCCCACGGCGCAGAAGGCCGTCTGGCCCTCAACTGGCAATTACTGCCGCGGCGGCGCCTATGACTCGGCCCTTCTGGCCTGCGATTCCATTGCCATTCTCCCCGAGGAGATGAGCAAGGAGCGCTTCGACTGGCTCCGGACCATTGCCGGCGAGGTTATTGCCACGCCGGGCTGCGAGAGCAACGTAAAGGAGATCTACGACAAGTGCTGGGAGCTCCGCAAGACCCGCCAGGACAATATCTGCATATTCAACCAGTTTGACGAGATGGGAAACCACCTGTGGCATTACGACGTGACGGGCCATGCCATGGAAGAGGTCCTCAAAGAGCTTATGAGCGACGGGAAGAGCCGCTACTCGGGTGTCGTGCTCACCACGGGCTCGGCAGGCACGATCGGCTGCGGTGACTACCTGAAGGAGAAGTTCCCCACCAGCAAGATCGGCGCCGGTGAAGCTCTTCAGTGCCCCACGCTGCTGTGGAACGGCTTCGGGGGCCACAGAATTGAGGGGATCGGCGACAAGCATGTCCCCTGGATCCACAACATCAGGAATACCGACCTTATAATAGCCGCCGATGACGAGGACTGCATGCATATCCTGAGGCTCTTCAACGAGCCCAAGGGCCATGAGTTCCTCGCAAAACAGGGCGTGAAGAAGGAGATGCTGGAGAAGCTGAGCCTTCTCGGCATCTCGGGGATGGGCAACATGGCCTGCGCCATAAAATTTGCCAAGTATTACGAGCTCACCTCCCGCGACATCGTGCTCACGGTATGCACTGATTCCATGGAGCTTTACGGGTCAAGGATAATCGAGCTGAGGGAACAGTACGGAGATTACGGCGAGATCAGCGCCGCTCAGGATTACCACCGCCACCTCATGGGCCTCAAGACCGACACCATGCTCGAGATGAGCTATTATGACAAAAAGCGCGTCCACAACCTGAAATACTATACCTGGATTGAGCAGCAGGGCCGCTGCGTGAAAGAGCTGAACCGCCAGTGGTACGATTACCCCGAGTACTGGGATTCGATCCACCGCCAGGTGGGAGAGATAGACAAGCTTATCAACAGCTTCAACGAGCGCTCAGGGGTCCTCAAAAAGATGGAAGGAGCCACCGTGGCAAAGTAG
- a CDS encoding ABC transporter ATP-binding protein, protein MEESPAATETLNDKKEPEKLIEIRNLRTHFFTDDGVVKSVEDVSYDIFQGETLGLVGESGCGKSVSAMSIMRLIPIPPGRVVGGQILFHGRDLTKIDDYEMRSIRGNKIGMIFQEPMTSLNPVYTVGDQIMEAIQLHLGKDYSEAREMTVSMLEKVGIPSPRQRVDVYPHQMSGGMKQRVMIAMALVCNPELLIADEPTTALDVTIQAQILDLLRALQKEFGMSILLITHDLGVVAEMAHRVVVMYASKIVEIADVFELYENPKHPYTIGLFRSIPSVEARDMRLEPIKGMVPNPLEFPKGCKFNPRCESAMERCRQEEPALKEVAPHHWAACWLNEQ, encoded by the coding sequence ATGGAAGAATCACCGGCAGCGACAGAGACTCTGAACGACAAGAAGGAGCCTGAGAAGCTCATTGAGATCAGGAACCTGAGGACCCATTTCTTCACCGATGACGGCGTGGTGAAGTCCGTCGAGGACGTGAGCTACGATATCTTCCAGGGCGAGACCCTCGGGCTCGTGGGAGAGTCGGGCTGCGGCAAGTCAGTGTCGGCTATGTCCATCATGCGCCTCATCCCCATACCTCCCGGGAGAGTAGTGGGCGGCCAGATTCTTTTCCATGGCAGGGATCTCACAAAGATAGACGATTATGAGATGCGCTCCATAAGGGGAAACAAGATCGGCATGATCTTCCAGGAGCCCATGACAAGCCTCAATCCTGTGTACACCGTGGGCGACCAGATCATGGAGGCCATCCAGCTCCACCTTGGGAAGGACTATTCGGAGGCCCGCGAGATGACCGTCAGCATGCTGGAGAAGGTGGGCATCCCTTCACCGCGCCAGCGCGTTGATGTCTACCCCCACCAGATGTCGGGCGGCATGAAGCAGCGCGTCATGATAGCCATGGCCCTTGTCTGCAATCCCGAGCTCCTCATCGCCGACGAGCCCACGACCGCCCTTGACGTGACGATCCAGGCGCAGATACTGGACCTGCTGAGGGCCCTGCAGAAAGAGTTCGGCATGTCCATCCTTCTCATCACCCACGACCTCGGTGTCGTGGCCGAGATGGCCCACCGGGTGGTGGTGATGTACGCCAGCAAGATTGTGGAGATCGCCGATGTCTTCGAGCTCTATGAGAACCCGAAGCATCCCTACACCATAGGGCTCTTCCGCTCCATCCCCTCTGTCGAGGCCAGAGACATGCGCCTCGAGCCTATCAAGGGGATGGTGCCCAACCCTCTTGAGTTCCCGAAAGGATGTAAATTCAACCCCCGCTGCGAGTCTGCCATGGAGCGCTGCAGGCAGGAGGAGCCGGCCCTGAAAGAGGTGGCACCACATCACTGGGCCGCATGCTGGCTCAACGAACAGTAA
- a CDS encoding ABC transporter permease: MMKTENEKNGAEEGSHGHSEAPGKIEVRKISYWQVAWGQFSKNKIALAGLWCVVLLLLIAIFCPLIASNVPYYVLSDQPIMVREGYRLPSFLFVRVLFDRNCYENAVDIFFNLIMVLFIPYVVIYLVVRKLRPSFGRFNVVAGIAVFHLLAFLVVSAFPYTLPQTDFKTLLGDLKKEGKHVQYLFPPVPYSYREIEKDKQHPQAPSRTHMLGTDAEGRDVFTRMLYGTRISMTIGVVAVSIYVTIGIILGSLAGYFGGRVDLAISRLIEVFICFPTFFLILTLAAFIEKRTIFHVMLLIGLVSWTGVARLVRGEFLRLREMDYVQAAIAMGISKARIIFSHILPNAMAPVLVSATFGVAAAILIESSLAFLGLGDPSAPSWGGILNVGREQQKLWLIIYPGIAIFFVVSVFNLVGEALRDAMDPRLRQ, translated from the coding sequence ATGATGAAGACGGAAAATGAAAAAAACGGCGCGGAAGAAGGTTCTCACGGGCACAGTGAGGCGCCCGGGAAGATCGAGGTCCGGAAGATCAGCTACTGGCAGGTTGCCTGGGGACAGTTCAGCAAGAACAAGATCGCCCTTGCCGGCCTCTGGTGTGTTGTGCTGCTGCTTCTCATCGCGATATTCTGCCCGCTCATCGCCTCGAACGTGCCTTACTACGTGCTCTCGGACCAGCCTATAATGGTCCGCGAGGGATACAGGCTTCCCTCCTTTCTCTTCGTGAGGGTCCTCTTTGACAGGAACTGCTATGAAAACGCCGTGGACATATTTTTCAACCTGATCATGGTGCTTTTTATTCCCTATGTGGTGATTTACCTCGTGGTGAGAAAGCTCCGCCCTTCCTTTGGAAGGTTCAACGTCGTCGCGGGGATTGCGGTATTTCACCTTCTCGCTTTCCTTGTGGTGAGCGCGTTTCCTTACACGCTGCCCCAGACTGATTTCAAGACCCTCCTCGGGGACCTGAAAAAGGAGGGAAAGCATGTGCAGTATCTTTTCCCTCCCGTGCCCTATTCTTACCGGGAAATAGAAAAAGACAAGCAGCACCCCCAGGCGCCAAGCAGGACGCACATGCTGGGAACCGATGCCGAGGGGAGGGATGTCTTCACCAGAATGCTCTACGGCACCAGGATCTCCATGACAATCGGCGTGGTGGCCGTGTCCATCTACGTGACCATCGGCATCATACTGGGCTCCCTCGCAGGCTATTTCGGGGGGAGGGTGGACCTGGCAATCTCCCGCCTCATCGAGGTGTTCATCTGCTTTCCCACCTTTTTTCTTATCCTCACGCTCGCTGCTTTCATCGAGAAGAGGACCATCTTCCATGTGATGCTTCTCATAGGCCTGGTGAGCTGGACGGGCGTGGCCCGCCTGGTGAGAGGGGAGTTCCTGCGCCTGAGGGAGATGGATTACGTGCAGGCTGCCATCGCCATGGGCATCAGCAAGGCAAGAATAATTTTCAGCCATATTCTCCCCAATGCCATGGCGCCTGTGCTTGTCTCGGCAACTTTCGGGGTGGCAGCGGCCATCCTGATAGAGTCGAGCCTCGCGTTCCTCGGGCTTGGCGATCCCTCGGCGCCCTCGTGGGGAGGGATCCTGAACGTGGGGAGGGAGCAGCAGAAGCTCTGGCTTATCATATACCCGGGCATCGCCATCTTCTTTGTCGTCTCGGTCTTCAACCTTGTGGGTGAAGCCTTGAGAGACGCCATGGATCCGAGGCTCAGGCAGTAG
- a CDS encoding potassium channel protein translates to MQASSPKKIAFRNRYADAIPIRRVRFIFSVLAAVLVLGTIGFKHIENLTWIDALYMTVITLATVGFGEVKPFTPAGRIFTIFLILGGVGLLTYAVESLILFMSDPNFAKYLKAFSVDRKVNRMENHFIICGLGRVGSHVAEELAANEAPFVCIEHDTRAVDTKRSRDWVIIEGDATDDEVLYMAGITRAKGLICTMDSDVNNLYVTLSARAIRGDITIITRVVDDSSTAKFQKAGASQIISPYTMLGKRIARSVLKPSVDTMIDLALNQPLYDFHLEEIQIEKCNRICGLSVKRSGIKSKTGASIVSIVKTDGTMVNNPSPDELIEHGDTLIMIGTSEQLRKMKEEILGP, encoded by the coding sequence ATGCAAGCCTCCTCTCCGAAAAAGATTGCCTTCCGCAACAGATATGCAGACGCCATCCCCATAAGACGGGTCAGGTTTATCTTTTCTGTCCTTGCCGCGGTGCTTGTCCTTGGCACCATAGGATTCAAGCACATAGAAAATCTCACATGGATTGATGCCCTTTATATGACGGTCATCACCCTCGCGACGGTGGGATTCGGAGAGGTGAAGCCCTTCACCCCCGCCGGCCGCATTTTCACCATTTTCCTCATCCTTGGCGGCGTGGGCCTCCTTACCTATGCGGTCGAGTCTCTCATTCTCTTCATGAGCGATCCCAACTTTGCGAAATATCTCAAAGCCTTTAGCGTTGACAGGAAGGTGAACAGGATGGAGAATCACTTTATCATCTGCGGCCTGGGGCGCGTGGGGAGCCACGTGGCTGAGGAGCTCGCGGCCAACGAGGCGCCTTTTGTCTGTATCGAGCACGATACAAGAGCAGTGGATACAAAGCGCTCGCGGGACTGGGTCATCATTGAAGGCGATGCCACCGATGATGAAGTGCTCTACATGGCAGGCATCACCAGGGCAAAGGGCCTTATCTGCACCATGGACTCTGATGTCAATAACCTCTATGTGACCCTCTCGGCGAGGGCCATAAGGGGAGATATCACCATAATCACCCGCGTGGTCGATGACTCCAGTACCGCCAAGTTCCAGAAAGCCGGGGCATCACAGATAATCTCGCCCTACACCATGCTTGGGAAGCGCATAGCCAGAAGCGTCCTGAAGCCTTCAGTAGATACCATGATTGATCTTGCCCTCAACCAGCCCCTCTATGATTTTCATCTCGAGGAGATCCAGATAGAGAAGTGCAACCGTATATGCGGCCTCTCGGTGAAGCGGTCAGGGATAAAGAGCAAGACAGGAGCGTCAATTGTCTCCATCGTGAAAACCGATGGCACCATGGTGAACAACCCCTCGCCTGACGAGCTTATTGAGCATGGTGATACCTTGATTATGATAGGTACATCGGAGCAGCTGCGCAAGATGAAAGAGGAAATCCTGGGCCCCTGA